The following proteins are co-located in the Pochonia chlamydosporia 170 chromosome 6, whole genome shotgun sequence genome:
- a CDS encoding DNA replication factor C subunit Rfc2 (similar to Aspergillus clavatus NRRL 1 XP_001270851.1), translating to MASFFDLKARKAAAATNGSSDQKSHKPTETRNQPWVEKYRPKSLDDVTAQDHTVTVLQRTLQASNLPHMLFYGPPGTGKTSTILALAKELFGPEMIKSRVLELNASDERGISIVREKVKNFARMQLTNPAPGYKQKYPCPPFKIIILDEADSMTQDAQSALRRTMETYSKITRFCLICNYVTRIIDPLASRCSKFRFKSLDQGNAKKRLEEIASAEGVALEDGAIDALIRCSEGDLRKAITFLQSAARLVGANAAKDGGDDEQMDVDKRPVAVKIVEDIAGVIPERTIGELVDAMRPRGVGQTYRSVSKIVEDMVADGWSATQVVSQLYQALTTDETIADAHKNKIVMVFSEVDKRLVDGADEHLSILDLAMRISAILASK from the exons ATGGCCAGTTTCTTCGATCTAAAAGCCCGAAAGGCCGCCGCCGCGACCAATGGCTCTTCAGACCAGAAATCTCACAAACCAACCGAAACCAGAAATCAACCTTGGGTCGAGAAATA CCGACCCAAAAGCCTCGACGATGTCACCGCTCAAGATCATACCGTGACCGTCCTCCAAAGAACTCTCCAAGCCTCCAAC CTCCCTCACATGCTGTTCTACGGTCCTCCTGGCACCGGTAAAACATCCACAATCCTCGCACTCGCCAAGGAGCTATTCGGTCCCGAGATGATCAAGTCCCGAGTCCTCGAGCTCAACGCCTCCGACGAGCGAGGCATCTCAATCGTCCGAGAAAAGGTCAAGAACTTTGCGCGCATGCAATTGACAAACCCAGCCCCCGGATACAAGCAAAAATACCCCTGCCCTCCattcaaaatcatcatcctcgacgAAGCCGACTCCATGACACAAGATGCCCAGAGTGCGCTGCGACGAACCATGGAAACATACAGCAAGATTACTCGCTTCTGCTTAATCTGCAATTACGTCACCCGAATCATTGACCCGCTGGCCAGTCGTTGCAGCAAGTTCCGATTCAAGAGTCTTGACCAGGGCAATGCCAAGAAGAGGTTAGAGGAGATTGCTTCCGCGGAAGGTGTAGCGTTGGAAGATGGCGCCATTGATGCTCTTATCCGGTGTAGTGAGGGCGATTTGCGTAAAGCGATTACGTTCCTGCAGAGTGCAGCGAGATTAGTTGGTGCGAATGCTGCcaaggatggtggtgatgatgagcagATGGACGTTGATAAGAGGCCTGTGGCTGTCAAGATTGTTGAGGATATAGCGGGTGTTATTCCGGAAAGAACAATTGGTGAGCTGGTTGATGCTATGCGTCCGCGTGGTGTGGGACAGACTTATCGCTCTGTGTCAAAGATTGTGGAGGATATGGTTGCGGATGGATGGAGTGCAACTCAGGTGGTTTCACAG CTTTATCAAGCCCTGACGACGGACGAGACGATAGCAGATGCCCATAAGAATAAGATTGTCATGGTCTTTTCAGAGGTTGACAAGAGGCTGGTGGATGGAGCGGACGAGCATCTGTCGATTCTAGATCTCGCAATGAGAATATCGGCCATCTTAGCTAGCAAATAG
- a CDS encoding activating signal cointegrator 1 complex subunit 3 (similar to Coccidioides immitis RS XP_001241737.1) codes for MSDPHRDVSQYKYSAMSNLVLQADRRFVTRRTDEATGDPESLAGRLSIKDMGARVARDEAPKQKKQPGMPDIERGSLQEGEDVLLREQRRRKAEAPQQRGTGVLGANDALIEGITYRPRTQATRATFDLILTLVANNLGDVPHEVVRSAADAVLEYLKDDDLKDLDKKKEIDDILGSTMNPKQFNELINLGKKITDYDAQDDDEDVNMGDANGDDAEIDERQGVAVAFDEDEEEDAIVNEVRDESSEDEEDEDEQDGGEASGPKATENLDDDEMVLDSGPGGAKRKGEEKKSIPARDIDAFWLQRQIGSLYPDAHEQTNKTKDALRILSGEPDEPEGEEKSLREIENDLMELFDFEHHELVQKLVENRQKVFWLTKLARAESAEDRETVEREMGSEGHQKILDELRGISPAGDEKKRKVDIKMDIDVPASFNAEAPKQERSEGHLVGGLQPKKVVNLDNLVFDQGNHLMTNAKVRLPEGSTKRSFKGYEEIHVPPPKKRNEPGDVLIPITDMPEWSRGPFSTAKSLNKIQSKCYPSAFQDDGNMLVCAPTGSGKTNVAMLTILREIGKNRNPETGDIDLDAFKIVYIAPLKALVQEQVGNFGKRLEPYGIRVSELTGDRQLTKQQIAETQIIVTTPEKWDVITRKANDLTYTNLVRLVIIDEIHLLHDDRGPVLESIVARTIRKTEQTGEPVRIVGLSATLPNYKDVASFLRCDVKKDLFHFDSTFRPCPLRQEFIGVTDRKAIKQLKTMNDVTYNKVMEHVGSNRNQMIIFVHSRKETAKTAKYIRDKALELDTINQILRHDAGSREVLNEAASQATDADLKDILPYGFGIHHAGMNRVDRADVEDLFASGAIQVLVSTATLAWGVNLPAHTVVIKGTQVYSPEKGSWVELSPQDVLQMLGRAGRPQFDTYGEGIIITTQTEIQYYLSLLNQQLPIESQFVSKLVDNLNAEIVLGNVRTRDEGVEWLGYTYLFVRMLRSPGLYQVGAEYEDDDALEQKRVDLIHSAALMLRKSNLIKYDEKTGKLQSTDLGRIASHYYITSTSMDTYNNLIQPSITTIELFRVFALSAEFKYIPVRQDEKLELAKLMGRVPVPVKESIEEPHAKINVLLQAYISRLKLDGLALMADMVYVTQSAGRILRAVFEITLRKGWASVAKTALDLCKMAEKRMWPTMTPLRQFPTCSKDIIQKAERIDVSWSSYFDLDPPRMGELLGMPKAGRAVCGFVAKFPRVEVQAQVQPMTRSMLRVELGITPNFEWDDSLHGAAESFWIIVEDCDGEDILFQDTFLLRKDYAESEANEHIVDFTVPITDPMPPNYFVSVISDRWMHSETRLAVPFHKLILPEKFPPHTELLELQPLPVSALKVSNYVDLYPDWKQFNRIQTQTFNSLYKTDQNVFIGAPTGSGKTVCAEFAILRHWTQGDAGRAVYIAPFQEVVDARLQDWQKRLAHLNGGKEIVKLTGETATDLKLLEQGDLILATPTQWDVLSRQWKRRKNVQSVQLFIADDIHLLGGYMGYVYEIIVSRMHYIRTQTELPMRIVALSVSLANARDIGEWIDAKKHDIYNFSPHVRPVPLELHVQSYSNPHFPSLMLAMAKPAYAAITQMSADKPAMVFVSSRKQTRQTARDLLAACVADDDEDRFLHAEVDQMRPLLDRVHEEALAEALSHGVGYYHEALSQSDKRIVKHLYDNGAIQVLVASRDTCWELTSTAHLVIVMGTQYFEGREHRYVDYPLSEVLQMFGKSLKPSRDGRGRGVLMVPSVKREYYKKFLNEALPVESHLHNYLHDASVTEISTKMIESGDDAINWTTFTYFYRRLLANPSYYNLTSTTHEALSNYMSDLVETTLRELTESKIIDFDDEDGSVSPQNAAMIGAYYNISYITMQTFLLSLSARTKLKGILEIVTSATEFESIQVRRHEEGLLRRIYDRVPVKMSQPAYDSPHFKAFVLLQAHFSRMQLPIDLAKDQETLLSRVLSLLSAMVDILSSDGHLNAMNAMEMSQMVVQAMWDRDSPLKQIPHFAQDVVKVANDFGIKDIFDFMEAMNPDENADYNNLVKRLGLSQKQLAEAAGFTNDKYPDLELEHEVLDEDEIQAGEPSYLNIKITRNLEEDDELDSTVHAPFYPTKKMENWWLVVGDDKTRNLLAIKRVTIGRELSVKLEYTVPAAGEHNLKLFLMSDSYIGVDQEREFTVTAAEGMDVDDDEDDEDEEE; via the exons ATGTCGGATCCTCATCGCGATGTCTCGCAATACAAGTACTCGGCCATGTCCAACCTGGTCCTCCAGGCGGACCGTCGGTTTGTCACGCGGCGAACTGACGAGGCCACAGGCGACCCAGAATCCCTTGCTGGACGGCTGAGCATCAAGGACATGGGCGCCAGAGTTGCGCGAGACGAGGCGCCgaaacagaagaagcagcctggGATGCCCGATATCGAAAGAGGCAGCCTACAAGAGGGTGAGGATGTCTTGCTCAGAGAACAAAGGAGGCGGAAAGCAGAGGCACCGCAACAGAGAGGAACTGGCGTTCTCGGCGCAAACGATGCCTTGATCGAGGGTATTACATATCGACCACGGACACAAGCGACACGCGCCACCTTCGATTTAATACTGACCCTGGTTGCTAATAACTTGGGCGATGTGCCGCACGAAGTTGTTCGCAGCGCAGCTGATGCCGTGTTGGAATACCTTAAAGACGACGATCTGAAGGacctggacaagaagaaggaaatcGACGATATCTTGGGCTCAACGATGAACCCTAAGCAGTTCAATGAGCTGATCAACCTTGGAAAGAAGATTACCGACTACGACGCAcaggacgatgacgaggacgtcAATATGGGCGATGCTAACGGCGACGATGCGGAGATTGACGAGCGTCAGGGTGTTGCTGTGGCCtttgacgaagatgaggaagaagatgcaATTGTCAATGAGGTCCGAGACGAATCAtccgaagacgaagaggacgaagatgagcAAGATGGTGGAGAAGCATCTGGACCAAAGGCAACTGAAAAtttggatgacgacgagatGGTTCTTGATTCAGGCCCAGGGGGTGCCAAAAGGAAAGgcgaagagaagaagtcaaTACCCGCCAGAGATATCGATGCTTTCTGGCTACAGCGTCAGATTGGCAGTCTGTATCCCGATGCCCACGAACAAAcgaacaagaccaaggaTGCTCTTCGTATTCTGTCCGGTGAACCAGACGAGCCCGAGGGTGAGGAGAAGTCTCTTCGAGAAATCGAAAACGACCTCATGGAGCTGTTTGACTTTGAACATCACGAATTGGTCCAGAAGCTCGTGGAAAATAGACAAAAGGTATTCTGGCTCACAAAGCTGGCTCGCGCCGAGTCTGCCGAGGACCGGGAGACTGTTGAACGAGAGATGGGTTCTGAAGGACACCAAAAGATTCTCGATGAGTTGCGGGGCATATCACCGGCTGGGGATGAGAAGAAACGAAAAGTAgacatcaaaatggacaTTGATGTTCCAGCCTCGTTCAACGCTGAAGCGCCAAAGCAGGAACGATCAGAGGGTCACTTGGTGGGAGGACTGCAGCCCAAGAAGGTGGTTAACCTCGATAACTTGGTGTTCGACCAAGGCAACCATCTCATGACAAACGCCAAGGTACGGTTACCAGAAGGCTCAACGAAGAGGTCGTTCAAAGGCTATGAGGAGATTCACGTTCCCCCACCCAAGAAGCGAAACGAGCCTGGCGATGTCCTGATTCCTATTACTGACATGCCTGAATGGTCGCGTGGGCCGTTCAGCACCGCCAAGTCTTTGAACAAGATCCAGTCCAAGTGCTATCCCTCCGCTTTTCAAGACGATGGCAACATGCTAGTGTGCGCCCCTACCGGTAGTGGTAAGACAAACGTGGCCATGTTGACGATTTTGCGGGAGATTGGTAAGAATAGAAACCCAGAGACTGGAGATATCGACCTAGATGCCTTCAAAATTGTCTATATTGCGCCTTTAAAGGCTCTGGTTCAAGAACAGGTTGGCAACTTTGGAAAGAGGCTGGAACCATACGGTATTCGCGTTTCTGAATTGACTGGTGATCGACAACTCACCAAACAGCAAATTGCCGAGACTCAAATTATTGTCACAACTCCTGAAAAGTGGGACGTTATTACCAGAAAGGCCAACGACCTCACCTACACAAATCTGGTTCGACTTGTTATTATTGATGAAATTCACTTGCTCCACGACGATCGTGGCCCCGTCTTGGAAAGCATCGTCGCCCGAACTATTCGAAAGACGGAGCAAACTGGAGAGCCTGTCCGAATTGTGGGCTTGTCCGCCACACTTCCCAACTACAAGGATGTTGCAAGCTTCTTGCGTTGCGATGTCAAGAAGGATCTCTTCCACTTTGACAGCACCTTTAGGCCTTGTCCACTGCGTCAAGAGTTTATTGGTGTCACAGATCGCAAGGCTATTAAACagttgaagacgatgaatGACGTGACTTACAACAAAGTTATGGAACATGTTGGCTCAAACAGGAACCAGATGATCATCTTTGTTCATTCAAGAAAAGAGACTGCGAAGACGGCCAAGTATATCCGAGACAAAGCACTGGAGCTGGATACGATCAATCAAATCCTTCGACACGATGCAGGAAGCAGAGAGGTTCTCAATGAAGctgccagccaagcaacCGATGCGGACTTGAAGGACATTTTACCATATGGATTCGGTATCCATCACGCCGGTATGAACAGAGTAGACAGAGCTGATGTGGAGGATCTCTTTGCCAGCGGCGCTATTCAAGTTTTGGTGTCAACCGCTACCCTGGCTTGGGGTGTCAACTTACCTGCCCATaccgtcgtcatcaaggGCACCCAGGTCTACTCACCGGAGAAGGGTAGTTGGGTCGAACTCAGTCCTCAAGATGTTCTTCAAATGCTCGGCCGTGCTGGTCGACCGCAGTTTGACACGTATGGTgaaggcatcatcatcacaacgCAGACCGAAATTCAGTACTATCTCTCGCTGCTCAATCAGCAACTGCCTATTGAAAGTCAGTTTGTTAGCAAGTTGGTGGACAATCTCAATGCCGAAATCGTGCTAGGAAATGTTAGGACTCGGGATGAGGGTGTTGAGTGGCTGGGGTATACCTATCTGTTCGTTCGTATGCTGCGATCTCCCGGGCTTTACCAGGTCGGAGCAGAAtacgaagacgatgatgcgCTGGAGCAGAAACGAGTCGATCTGATTCATTCTGCCGCCTTGATGCTGCGAAAGTCCAATCTCATCAAGTATGACGAAAAGACGGGCAAGTTGCAGTCTACTGATCTCGGACGCATTGCCTCGCATTACTACATCACCTCCACTTCCATGGATACCTACAACAATTTGATTCAGCCGTCCATTACCACGATTGAGCTCTTCCGTGTCTTTGCGCTTAGCGCTGAATTCAAATACATTCCTGTGCGACAGGATGAAAAGCTTGAGTTGGCAAAGCTCATGGGCAGAGTACCCGTTCCTGTCAAGGAGAGCATAGAAGAACCACATGCCAAGATCAATGTTCTTCTGCAAGCATACATCTCTCGACTCAAGCTTGACGGGCTTGCTCTCATGGCTGACATGGTGTATGTCACTCAAAGTGCTGGTCGTATTCTGCGTGCCGTGTTTGAGATTACACTGAGAAAGGGATGGGCGTCTGTCGCCAAGACAGCGCTGGATCTGTGCAAGATGGCTGAGAAGCGTATGTGGCCGACCATGACGCCCTTGCGCCAGTTCCCAACTTGCTCCAAGGATATCATCCAAAAAGCGGAGCGAATCGATGTCTCGTGGAGTAGTTACTTTGACCTCGACCCTCCCCGTATGGGCGAATTGCTCGGCATGCCCAAGGCCGGGAGAGCTGTTTGTGGGTTTGTCGCCAAGTTCCCGAGAGTTGAAGTTCAAGCTCAAGTTCAACCAATGACGCGCTCGATGCTGAGAGTAGAACTTGGCATCACTCCCAACTTCGAGTGGGATGACAGCCTGCATGGCGCTGCCGAGAGTTTCTGGATTATTGTAGAAGACTGTGATGGCGAAGACATTCTGTTCCAGGACACTTTCCTTTTGCGCAAGGACTACGCAGAGTCTGAGGCAAATGAGCACATTGTCGACTTCACCGTTCCCATCACCGACCCAATGCCTCCCAACTACTTTGTGTCTGTCATTTCAGACAGATGGATGCATTCGGAGACGAGATTGGCCGTCCCTTTCCACAAGCTCATCCTGCCAGAGAAGTTCCCGCCACACACGGAACTCTTGGAGCTGCAGCCTCTCCCCGTTTCGGCATTAAAGGTCTCAAACTATGTGGATCTGTACCCTGATTGGAAACAGTTCAACAGGATTCAAACTCAGACTTTCAACTCTCTGTACAAGACTGACCAGAACGTTTTCATCGGTGCCCCGACTGGCAGTGGCAAAACTGTCTGTGCAGAATTTGCTATTCTACGGCACTGGACTCAGGGGGATGCTGGCCGAGCTGTCTATATTGCTCCCTTCCAGGAGGTTGTCGACGCTAGGTTGCAAGACTGGCAGAAGCGGTTGGCCCACCTGAATGGTGGGAAGGAAATCGTCAAGCTGACGGGAGAGACTGCTACTGATTTGAAGCTTCTCGAGCAAGGAGACCTGATTTTGGCGACACCAACACAGTGGGATGTGCTGTCCAGACAGTGGAAGAGGCGCAAGAATGTGCAAAGTGTTCAACTGTTCATCGCGGACGACATCCACCTGCTTGGAGGTTACATGGGTTACGTGTACGAGATCATTGTCTCTCGCATGCATTATATCCGAACCCAAACAGAATTGCCAATGCGCATCGTTGCATTAAGTGTCTCATTGGCAAATGCAAGAGATATCGGAGAGTGGATTGACGCCAAGAAACACGATATTTACAACTTCAGTCCACATGTGAGACCAGTGCCTCTGGAGCTCCATGTACAATCATATTCCAACCCTCATTTCCCTTCTCTcatgctggccatggcgaagCCTGCTTACGCTGCCATTACCCAAATGTCTGCGGATAAGCCAGCCATGGTGTTCGTCTCTAGCCGAAAGCAGACGAGACAAACTGCCAGAGATTTGCTTGCTGCCTGCGTTgcggatgatgacgaggatcGTTTCCTACACGCTGAAGTAGACCAAATGCGACCACTCCTCGACCGTGTTCATGAAGAAGCGCTGGCAGAGGCACTTTCCCACGGTGTTGGATATTATCACGAAGCCTTGAGCCAGAGTGATAAGCGTATTGTCAAGCATTTGTACGACAATGGCGCCATTCAGGTTCTCGTCGCCTCGCGAGATACGTGCTGGGAGCTGACAAGCACTGCCCATCTCGTAATTGTCATGGGTACTCAGTACTTTGAGGGCAGGGAACACCGATATGTTGACTATCCTCTTAGCGAAGTGCTGCAGATGTTTGGCAAGTCATTGAAGCCTTCCAGGGATGGAAGGGGCCGAGGTGTTCTCATGGTTCCTTCAGTGAAACGCGAGTACTACAAGAAATTCTTGAACGAAGCTTTGCCCGTTGAGTCGCATCTGCACAACTACCTTCACGACGCCTCTGTGACGGAAATCAGCACCAAGATGATTGAATCTGGTGACGACGCCATCAACTGGACGACGTTTACGTACTTCTACCGTCGATTGCTGGCTAATCCTAGCTACTATAACTTGACCAGCACCACTCATGAGGCTCTTAGCAACTACATGTCTGACCTCGTGGAGACAACGCTGCGTGAGCTGACGGAATCCAAGATTATCGATttcgatgacgaggacggcAGCGTCTCGCCTCAGAATGCTGCCATGATTGGTGCATACTACAACATTTCATACATCACAATGCAGACGTTCCTTCTCTCGCTGAGCGCACGAACCAAGTTGAAGGGTATCCTTGAAATCGTAACTTCCGCTACCGAGTTTGAGTCAATTCAAGTACGGCGTCATGAAGAGGGCCTGCTTCGCCGCATCTATGACAGAGTCCCCGTCAAGATGTCTCAGCCGGCATACGATTCACCTCACTTCAAGGCTTTCGTCCTTCTTCAGGCGCACTTCTCTAGGATGCAGCTTCCTATTGACCTGGCAAAGGACCAGGAGACTCTGCTGTCAAGGGTTCTAAGTTTGTTGAGTGCCATGGTTGATATTCTGTCGTCTGATGGCCACCTCAATGCCATGAACGCCATGGAGATGTCGCAGATGGTTGTTCAAGCTATGTGGGATCGAGATAGCCCGCTGAAGCAGATTCCTCATTTCGCACAAGACGTGGTCAAGGTTGCAAATGACTTTGG TATCAAGGACATCTTTGACTTCATGGAAGCCATGAACCCTGACGAGAATGCTGATTACAATAACCTGGTCAAACGTCTCGGTTTGTCACAGAAGCAGCTTGCAGAAGCCGCTGGCTTTACAAACGACAAATACCCCGACCTCGAGCTCGAGCACGAGGTTCtcgacgaagacgaaatTCAAGCAGGCGAACCCTCATATCTTAATATCAAGATTACACGCAACctggaagaggacgatgagctCGACTCTACAGTGCACGCGCCATTCTATCCAACCAAGAAGATGGAGaattggtggttggtggttggcgatgacaaGACTCGAAATCTCCTTGCGATCAAGAGAGTAACAATTGGCCGTGAGTTGAGTGTCAAGCTTGAGTACACTGTACCGGCGGCAGGGGAGCacaacttgaagctgtttTTGATGAGCGACAGCTACATTGGAGTGGATCAGGAGCGCGAATTTACAGTCACAGCTGCTGAAGGAATGGATGtagatgacgacgaagacgatgaagacgaggaggaatAG
- a CDS encoding ubiquitin conjugating enzyme (similar to Coccidioides immitis RS XP_001248592.1) has product MDQSIIRISKELSDIQRGSDLAIAVACRDIDVRNVKALVMGPHETPYEFGFFEFAIRFSREYPSKSPNVQCVTTNGGRCRLNPNIYANGKVCLSILGTWRGERGEEWSSAQGLESILLSIQSLLSSNPYENEPGFEDANEESDKVYQKDYVQKIRHESLRISVIQRLETYLGLSPTGASAQMYAKDEDADDEDEVNVPFEPFKDLCKRRFLWYHQSYLDAITKGKSEVKLQDNFVRMPFEMPGNNCMEGKFNYPDLERRLSNIKAKLDAEPDAWAEEGLAAVAKESTVAVNLQHQYEQATAYFKKSDMPHDVTLEDGNPFVWIITYFGRPMTNLDGGLFRIRMNFSTRFPDEQPRVKFETKIFHHHVAPDGTACYIPNPLKREDVKSHIEAIIATLEEDEPAYDPRMIVNPEATKLYWGSGKDDKKQYNRRLRRSVQQSMEDFPE; this is encoded by the exons ATGGATCAGTCCATTATTCGGATCTCCAAG GAGCTGAGCGACATTCAAAGAGGCTCTGATCTTG CCATCGCTGTCGCCTGCCGTGATATCGATGTCCGCAATGTAAAGGCTTTGGTCATGGGTCCTCACGAGACCCCTTACGAATTTGGCTTCTTTGAA TTTGCCATTCGTTTTAGCAGAG AGTACCCATCCAAGTCACCCAACGTGCAATGCGTTACTACCAATGGCGGTAGATGCCGACTGAACCCAAATATCTatgccaatggcaaagttTGCTT GTCGATATTGGG AACATGGCGCGGAGAacgaggagaagaatggTCATCAGCCCAGGGCCTTGAGTCTATTCTCCTATCCATTCAGAGCCTCTTGTCCTCAAACCCGTATGAAAACGAACCTGGATTCGAGGATGCAAACGAGGAGTCAGACAAGGTGTACCAAAAAGACTATGTACAAAAA ATTCGCCACGAATCGTTACGCATTTCTGTTATTCAGCGGTTAGAAACCTACCTGGGCCTGAGCCCTACTGGTGCAAGTGCACAAATGTACGCTAAGGACGAGGACgccgatgacgaagacgaagtcAATGTACCGTTCGAGCCATTCAAAGATCTTTGCAAACGACGGTTCCTATGGTACCACCAATCGTATCTGGATGCAATCACCAAGGGCAAGTCAGAGGTCAAGCTGCAGGATAACTTTGTGCGGATGCCGTTCGAGATGCCAGGCAATAACTGCATGGAGGGAAAATTCAACTACCCCGATCTTGAGCGACGGCTTAGCAATATTAAAGCCAAGCTTGACGCAGAGCCAGATGCCTGGGCGGAAGAAGGTCTGGCAGCCGTTGCCAAAGAGTCCACTGTCGCCGTCAACCTACAGCATCAGTATGAGCAAGCCACGGCTTACTTCAAAAAGAGCGACATGCCTCACGATGTGACGCTCGAAGACGGCAACCCCTTTGTGTGGATAATCACCTACTTTGGTCGACCCATGACCAACCTCGACGGCGGCTTGTTCCGCATCAGAATGAATTTCAGCACCCGATTCCCTGACGAACAACCGCGCGTCAAGTTTGAGACTAAAATATTCCACCATCACGTTGCACCCGACGGTACGGCTTGCTACATACCGAATCCATTGAAGCGCGAAGATGTCAAATCCCACATTGAGGCCATCATAGCGACACTAGAAGAGGACGAGCCAGCCTACGATCCCAGAATGATTGTCAACCCCGAAGCAACCAAGCTCTATTGGGGCAGCGGAAAGGACGATAAGAAGCAGTATAACCGCCGTCTACGGCGTTCAGTCCAGCAGAGCATGGA AGATTTTCCCGAATAA
- a CDS encoding PWWP domain-containing protein (similar to Metarhizium acridum CQMa 102 XP_007810497.1), giving the protein MADKAAENAEVTAPAAGDAPAPAPAPETKAEGAVVEDGAKGSNEPKPAETTDNATDKVEPEKDATTGDADVDMKDAADTTAVEGDTTTVTIAETPTAKAKGGRRKSTGGGLSRKGSKARLTHTDAKPGDHFLVKLKGFPAWPAIICDEDMLPQALVTSRPVSAAKPDGTYSEAFADGGKRINDRTFPVMYLHTNEFGWEKNTNLSELSAEKAKDTINDKMRKDLKAAFELAIEHHPVDYYKDILKSFQEELIAQEEALREAAATPKKGKKGKNKAADEEDAEVPDADASAKKSKKRKAEDEVATPQRTDSVKKPKIKLNTSSTPKTANGAGTPKSTGGSAAKITKVKTKKPKETKDTKEGGEKKAAETSKENKMTPEERHKRKVKEVLFLRHKLQKGLLTRDQQPKEEEMPSMSEFISLLEKFVDLEGSIIRTTKINKVLKAILKLDAIPREEEFQFKKRSQTLLDKWNKLLASDTPANGVNGTSESHGETKKAESNGVKAGGEAKPETAPEAKADTTDAEPASVKADDE; this is encoded by the exons ATGGCCGACAAGGCAGCTGAGAACGCAGAGGTCACGGCGCCAGCTGCTGGCGAtgctccagctcctgctcctgctccagAGACCAAGGCTGAGGGCGCAGTCGTTGAAGATGGCGCGAAGGGTTCAAACG AACCCAAACCCGCCGAAACCACTGACAACGCGACCGACAAGGTCGAACCAGAGAAGGACGCCACGACTGGTGATGCGGATGTCGACATGAAGGATGCAGCTGACACGACGGCGGTTGAGGGAGACACCACCACAGTCACCATTGCGGAGACCCCAACAGCGAAAGCCAAGGGCGGTCGCCGCAAGTCCACTGGAGGTGGCCTCAGCAGAAAGGGATCAAAGGCCCGCCTGACGCACACTGACGCGAAGCCTGGTGACCACTTCTTGGTGAAGCTCAAGGGCTTCCCTGCCTGGCCGGCCATTATTTGCGACGAAGACATGCTGCCTCAAGCCCTGGTTACTAGCCGGCCTGTGTCTgcagccaagccagacgGCACATATTCTGAAGCTTTTGCTGACGGTGGCAAGAGAATCAATGACCGTACCTTTCCCGTCATGTACCTGCACACCAACGAGTT TGGATGGGAGAAGAACACCAACCTTTCCGAGCTCAGCGccgagaaggccaaggacacAATCAACGACAAGATGCGCAAAGACCTGAAGGCCGCGTTCGAATTGGCCATTGAACACCACCCCGTCGATTACTATAAAGATATTCTCAAGAGCTTCCAGGAAGAGCTGATTGCTCAAGAGGAAGCCTTAAGGGAAGCTGCTGCTACTCccaagaaggggaagaagggcaagaacaaggctgcggatgaggaagacgcTGAAGTGCCTGATGCTGATGCATCTGCTaagaagtccaagaagcGAAAGGCTGAGGACGAGGTTGCT ACCCCCCAACGCACCGATTCTGtcaagaagcccaagattAAACTTAACACGTCGTCCACGCCAAAGACAGCAAACGGAGCTGGTACACCCAAGTCCACGGGCGGATCTGCCGCCAAGATTACCAaggtcaagaccaagaagcccaaggAGACCAAGGATACCAAGGAGggtggcgagaagaaggctgctgagaCCTCCAAGGAGAATAAGATGACTCCTGAGGAGCGTCACAAGCGCAAGGTG AAGGAGGTTTTGTTCCTTCGCCACAAGCTTCAAAAGGGTCTCTTGACACGGGACCAGCAACCcaaggaggaagagatgCCCAGCATGTCAGAGTTCATCTCCCTCTTGGAGAAGTTTGTTGACCTTGAAGGATCCATCATCCGGACAaccaagatcaacaaggTGTTGAAGGCGATTCTCAAGCTCGATGCTATCCCTCGTGAGGAGGAGTTCCAGTTCAAGAAGCGGTCACAAACCCTCCTCGATAAGTGGAATAAGTTGCTGGCCAGTGACACGCCGGCGAATGGAGTGAATGGGACCTCAGAATCCCACGGCGAGACCAAGAAGGCTGAATCCAACGGCGTCAAAGCTGGTGGTGAGGCCAAGCCTGAAACTGCTCCAGAAGCAAAAGCCGACACGACTGATGCTGAACCAGCTAGTGTCAAGGCTGATGACGAG TAA